Genomic DNA from Halomonas sp. BDJS001:
GATGAGACCGACCGCATTCTTGGCCTTGAGCTGGGCGCCGATGACTATCTGGGCAAGCCGTTTAATCCCCGCGAATTGCTGGCGCGTATTAAGGCGGTGCTTCGCCGCACCCGCTGTGCACCGCCAGAGTTGCCCGCCGGGCAGGCGCGCTGGGTCAGCTTTGGGAATTGGCAGCTCGACCGCATGACCCGCGAGCTGATTGATCTGCAGGGGGAACGTGCGGCACTTTCCGGAGCGGATTTTCAGCTACTGCAGGTGTTTTTAGCGCATCCGGCCAAGGTGCTCTCCCGAGACGATCTCTATGCGCTGACCCGTGGGAGGGATGCGCCGCCGTTAGACCGCTCCATTGATGTTCACGTTTGCCGACTGCGCCAACGGTTGGGTGAAGATGCCCAGCACTCGCAGTTGATTCGTACGGTGCGCGGGGCGGGCTACGTCTTAACCGCTCAGGTAGACGCATTAACGTGAGTCGGGAGCAGTGGGCAGCTACCAGGCGTCGCCTATATCGGCGCTTGGCCCGCTGGCTGCCAGCTTCGCTGCGCGGGCGCTTCGTGATCATTATGATCGCCGGCGTGCTAGTGGCCCAGGGGGCAAGTTACGCCATCTGGACGTCCCAGGTGCGCTCCAGTCACCTGGCACAGCTTGATGAGCTCTCCACCAATATGGCGTTTAGCATCGCCTCCACCATGAAGTTTTTCCGCTCATTGCCAGTGGACTACCGCCATATCGTACTGGATCAACTGCGTAATATGGGGGGCACGCGCTTTTTTGTTAGCGTCAACGAACGCAGGCTGGCCATCGACGATATTGGCTCGGGGCCGGAAAAAGAGGTGGTGGTGAATAATGTGCGTTCGGTGCTCACCCGGCAGCTCAATATCGATGATGTGATTGTCGAGTTCTCTCGCCCGGAAAACCTGCGGGTGCTCAATAACGAAGTGCTTCTTTACGAT
This window encodes:
- a CDS encoding response regulator, translated to MTTPPATLIVVDDDPEICELLADYLGRHGYRVFTADGAEALHTLRAEHTPDLLIVDLMLPGDDGFTICRDVRKHSDVPIIMLTASADETDRILGLELGADDYLGKPFNPRELLARIKAVLRRTRCAPPELPAGQARWVSFGNWQLDRMTRELIDLQGERAALSGADFQLLQVFLAHPAKVLSRDDLYALTRGRDAPPLDRSIDVHVCRLRQRLGEDAQHSQLIRTVRGAGYVLTAQVDALT